A stretch of the Polycladomyces subterraneus genome encodes the following:
- a CDS encoding DUF6843 domain-containing protein — translation MRKLKFTAGLLLLLIMALLLYFVWPFFSNPTYVILIPKNYHGWVQVYMDIPYAKDPPKEFWNRYIIKVPPNGMVMTPLPAQVANIETHFVDEHGHRTELLDAADPRAKDPNALYVQYFMTEGLDNLPSRDVLFIGTFKEYEKVKQENRYPDYPAEIKKKFHYPY, via the coding sequence ATGCGGAAATTGAAGTTTACCGCCGGATTGCTGTTGCTTTTGATAATGGCTCTTTTGCTTTACTTTGTATGGCCTTTTTTTTCAAATCCAACCTACGTTATTCTTATTCCAAAGAACTATCACGGTTGGGTGCAAGTATACATGGACATTCCGTATGCTAAAGACCCCCCTAAAGAATTTTGGAACAGATATATCATCAAAGTTCCTCCCAACGGAATGGTCATGACTCCGTTGCCCGCCCAAGTAGCAAACATTGAAACCCATTTTGTTGATGAGCATGGACACCGAACCGAGCTTTTAGATGCAGCAGATCCTCGAGCAAAAGATCCGAATGCTTTATATGTCCAGTATTTTATGACTGAGGGGTTAGATAATCTTCCTTCTCGTGATGTACTCTTTATTGGAACATTCAAGGAGTACGAAAAAGTAAAACAGGAAAATCGCTATCCTGATTATCCCGCAGAAATCAAAAAGAAATTTCATTATCCATATTAA
- a CDS encoding lytic transglycosylase domain-containing protein, producing METCRGNTARRWVLIPPHARKLPGSGVGSQYHLLRSAKNILAGAKEIAGYLIRYGGNLQLALAAYNAGPGNVEKYGNTVPPFRETRDYVVKVTIYYKEFGGKGSHLNSVSIRDTIMSVAEKLAKFRSQHEASVKQKKPTGCMKALAAKQVAQIKSGQAGRYGALSCAIYSYQSDWAFVAKVENMAAEFKNNSGTITYAASLKVPADVYPGQSMVRYPLRLDHDGAVTMTGLILRHPWVHRCMPQQTVLSSSPERPAGMDG from the coding sequence TTGGAAACCTGCCGCGGAAACACGGCAAGGCGCTGGGTGCTTATTCCACCTCATGCCCGAAAATTGCCGGGAAGCGGGGTTGGATCCCAATACCACCTGCTTCGATCGGCAAAAAACATTCTGGCCGGTGCCAAAGAGATTGCCGGATATTTGATCCGCTACGGTGGCAATCTTCAGCTGGCGTTGGCCGCCTACAACGCCGGGCCGGGTAACGTCGAAAAATATGGAAACACCGTGCCGCCGTTTCGGGAGACGAGAGATTATGTCGTGAAGGTGACTATCTACTACAAAGAGTTTGGAGGAAAGGGAAGCCATCTAAATTCCGTATCCATCCGGGATACGATCATGTCAGTCGCAGAGAAGCTAGCCAAATTCAGGAGCCAACACGAAGCATCGGTCAAACAGAAAAAGCCAACCGGTTGTATGAAGGCACTGGCCGCCAAACAAGTGGCTCAGATTAAATCAGGACAAGCTGGCCGATACGGTGCCCTCAGTTGTGCGATTTATTCCTATCAGTCCGACTGGGCGTTTGTCGCCAAGGTGGAAAACATGGCGGCGGAATTCAAGAACAACAGTGGGACGATCACGTATGCAGCGAGTTTGAAAGTACCGGCGGACGTTTACCCTGGCCAGTCAATGGTGAGGTATCCTCTCCGTTTGGACCACGATGGGGCCGTCACCATGACGGGATTGATATTAAGGCACCCATGGGTACACCGGTGTATGCCCCAGCAGACGGTGTTGTCGTCGAGTCCCGAGCGGCCAGCGGGTATGGATGGATGA
- a CDS encoding replication-relaxation family protein yields MGDNRGYSLNKAGIRYVREMMQSDNMYVKEAPEAQIRHYLGINEILIRLIEAGVQREDIVWLSTAEATDYLSRLLEAHGEKIDRRRLIRPDARAVINRTAFWIEFDNSTERTRKLERKFYEYVHALTLVQNKDPVVWVAANRNRKEYLANQWEAVKKVNYEDRVDIPEMCFFVEGEELSFLESRSGLVTS; encoded by the coding sequence ATGGGCGACAACCGTGGTTACTCTCTCAACAAAGCAGGGATTCGTTACGTTAGGGAGATGATGCAAAGTGACAACATGTATGTCAAAGAGGCACCGGAGGCTCAAATTCGGCACTATCTTGGTATCAATGAGATCCTGATTCGGCTGATTGAGGCCGGGGTTCAACGCGAAGATATAGTCTGGCTTTCTACCGCTGAGGCTACGGATTATTTGTCACGGTTGCTTGAGGCTCACGGTGAAAAGATCGACCGGCGACGTCTAATCCGTCCTGATGCCCGGGCTGTAATCAATAGGACTGCTTTTTGGATTGAGTTTGACAATAGTACGGAGCGCACACGGAAGCTAGAAAGGAAATTTTATGAGTATGTCCACGCTCTGACGTTGGTTCAAAACAAAGATCCAGTTGTGTGGGTGGCTGCCAACCGTAACCGTAAAGAGTACCTTGCCAATCAGTGGGAAGCAGTGAAGAAAGTCAATTATGAGGATAGGGTTGATATCCCAGAAATGTGCTTTTTTGTGGAAGGTGAGGAACTGTCTTTTTTGGAATCCAGAAGTGGATTGGTTACTTCCTAA
- a CDS encoding group II intron reverse transcriptase/maturase: MGLKWSIIRFPSDKDARSVEHKLYNIRRKYKAVWDELTETEKERARREIKELKKELMTIPYNDPMDEKYKRLQYVRYADDFIIGVIGSKEDCEKIKATEFLAKELKLELSQEKTLITHSSKKARFLGYDITVKRSNSTKTNVNGIQRRTRNMVCQLLVPREIWVKKLLEIKAMRVDPITGQWKPIHRSALLRNDDLEILETNNSEIRGLYNYYKLANNAITLSNFKYFMEYSMYKTFAAKYNTSVKKILSKYKINGRFAVRYETKEGPKIRWFYKQGFKRYREKITAGDPTIDLEMNTLRIRGTLTSLIACSKKM, encoded by the coding sequence TTGGGATTAAAGTGGAGTATTATCCGTTTTCCAAGCGACAAGGACGCCAGGAGCGTGGAACATAAACTCTACAACATCCGAAGAAAGTACAAGGCGGTTTGGGATGAACTGACGGAAACTGAAAAAGAGCGAGCAAGAAGAGAGATAAAGGAACTGAAGAAGGAATTGATGACGATTCCGTACAACGATCCGATGGACGAGAAATACAAGCGACTGCAATACGTCAGATACGCAGACGATTTCATCATAGGGGTAATAGGCAGCAAAGAAGATTGTGAAAAAATCAAGGCCACGGAATTCCTCGCCAAAGAGTTGAAGCTGGAACTCTCGCAAGAAAAAACGCTCATTACACACAGCAGCAAAAAAGCCAGATTCCTGGGATATGACATAACCGTAAAAAGAAGCAACAGCACTAAAACAAATGTGAACGGAATACAGCGAAGAACGAGGAATATGGTCTGTCAACTATTAGTCCCCAGAGAGATATGGGTTAAGAAACTCCTTGAGATAAAAGCAATGAGAGTTGATCCAATAACGGGACAGTGGAAACCAATTCATCGGAGTGCCCTTCTGAGGAATGACGATCTTGAAATACTTGAGACTAACAACTCGGAGATAAGAGGGCTGTACAACTATTACAAGCTAGCAAACAACGCAATCACACTGTCTAATTTCAAATACTTCATGGAGTACAGCATGTACAAGACGTTTGCGGCCAAGTATAACACAAGTGTGAAAAAGATCCTCAGCAAATACAAGATAAATGGTCGATTCGCCGTAAGATACGAGACAAAAGAAGGCCCGAAAATCCGATGGTTCTACAAACAAGGTTTCAAGCGTTACCGGGAAAAGATAACGGCTGGCGATCCTACAATAGACCTTGAAATGAACACACTCAGGATCAGGGGGACACTGACGAGCTTGATTGCTTGTAGCAAGAAAATGTGA
- a CDS encoding M23 family metallopeptidase, which translates to MGTPVYAPADGVVVESRAASGYGWMILIDHGNGLATLYGHSYPNQVKVHVGDHVKKGQQITAVGNNGRSTGAHLHFEVRVNGTPVDPMQWLTR; encoded by the coding sequence ATGGGTACACCGGTGTATGCCCCAGCAGACGGTGTTGTCGTCGAGTCCCGAGCGGCCAGCGGGTATGGATGGATGATCTTGATCGACCACGGCAACGGCCTAGCAACCTTGTATGGCCACTCCTACCCCAACCAGGTAAAAGTTCATGTTGGTGACCACGTCAAGAAAGGGCAACAGATCACGGCGGTGGGGAACAACGGTCGGTCGACAGGAGCTCACTTGCATTTTGAGGTTCGTGTTAATGGTACACCTGTTGATCCGATGCAATGGCTCACCAGATAG